From the genome of Pungitius pungitius chromosome 21, fPunPun2.1, whole genome shotgun sequence, one region includes:
- the wbp2 gene encoding WW domain-binding protein 2, giving the protein MTLNQNNSESGGVIINNSESVLMNYDNVELVFCDADSLPEAFRKSKKGSIYLTPYRVIFLAKGRDALQSFMMPFYLIKGCEIKQPVLGANYIKGTVNSEPGGGWEGTAMFKLIFAAGGAIEFGQYMLQVAAQASRGQPVTSGIGGCPYMANGAYAYPPPPANGMYPAGPPPGYSYPNPPPPGGFYPNPPAFDASAAYIPPPPYSAPLGQQPPHDPDLPSSAAAEAKAAEAAASASGATHAPTHVYLPQDKPPPYSPPEDKKNQ; this is encoded by the exons TGTGTTGATGAACTACGATAACGTGGAGCTTGTCTTCTGTGATGCGGACAGTCTGCCGGAAGCCTTCAGAAAGAGCAAGAAAGGCAGCATCTACCTAACTCCATACAGG GTGATCTTTCTGGCTAAAGGGCGGGACGCACTGCAGTCCTTCATGATGCCCTTCTACCTTATAAAGGGCTGTGAGATAAAGCAACCTGTATTGGGAGCCAATTACATCAAGGGCACTGTCAACTCTGAGCCTGGAG GTGGCTGGGAGGGCACTGCTATGTTCAAACTCATctttgctgctggaggagctatAGAGTTTGGCCAGTACATGCTGCAGGTTGCCGCACAGG CATCAAGAGGTCAGCCAGTGACTTCTGGGATTGGTGGATGCCCTTACATGGCTAATGGGGCTTATGCctaccctcctccccctgctaaCGGGATGTACCCCGCTGGACCTCCCCCCGGCTACTCCTACCCCAACCCTCCTCCACCGG GTGGATTCTACCCCAACCCTCCAGCGTTTGATGCGTCTGCAGCCTACATACCCCCACCTCCTTATTCTGCTCCTCTAGGCCAGCAGCCCCCACATGACCCAGACCTTCCCTCCTCAGCAGCAG CGGAGGCCAAAGCAGCTGAAGCAGCTGCAAGCGCCAGTGGTGCCACACACGCTCCTACACATGTGTACCTGCCACAG GACAAGCCTCCCCCCTACTCCCCTCCTGAAGACAAGAAGAACCAGTAG